One Oryza sativa Japonica Group chromosome 8, ASM3414082v1 DNA window includes the following coding sequences:
- the LOC112939899 gene encoding uncharacterized protein → MGVPDPPPPHTAPPPPLLPAVGYLIDVAPSTSRREGAAKRKKGPCRRLPCSLPALPPASSGGGEAGERGRRRGRLGTTRRFVYLLLEEFGRRRSNYTLRNIDMDRFFLPRPTPVVPSVASAVAADAVEYASLPCPAMTFYPPFSTLFGNQKMEFLLLGGNHNNAVVAVDQTCRTVLYDPGEHAVRTMPALPYQVRLLTTSVTVGDDLYILDTSRRHVNDDGGGNVPCGCFYGLIYEDGLNEDWRCHALPPPPPPLSHKSDLHVHSYAVVGDMEIWMSSTHGSGIYCFDTVSHVWSTVATGWKLPFVGLAEYCHEHGLWFGLSCSTGDRRRSLVLSALDLDGTKLPVLHSLPLEFTPPDALQLVSSYLVNLGAAKFCIARFFQTDEDQRDGEELFAVLTAVEVERCDDDDDAGGANGGGLRMLKHRSEMYKLTSEMMYWVL, encoded by the exons ATGGGggtgccggatccgccgccaccccacaccgccccgccgcctccacttCTCCCGGCGGTGGGGTACCTCATCGACGTCGCCCCGTCCACGTCGCGCCGGGAGGGAGCTGCCAAGAGGAAGAAAGgaccttgccgccgccttccctgcTCGCTGCCGGctttgccgccggcgagctccggcggcggcgaggcgggggagagggggaggaggcgcgggcggctagg CACCACCCGTCGGTTTGTTTATCTGTTGCTGGAGGAgtttggccgccgccgcagcaactACACGCTGCGCAACATTGACATGGACCGCTTCTTCCTGCCACGTCCAACCCCGGTGGTGCCATCCGTGgcgtcggccgtcgccgccgacgcggtgGAGTATGCTAGCCTGCCATGCCCAGCCATGACCTTCTACCCTCCCTTCTCCACGTTGTTTGGGAACCAGAAGATGGAGTTCCTCCTCCTTGGAGGCAATCACAACAACGCGGTGGTCGCCGTCGACCAGACTTGCCGCACCGTCCTCTATGACCCCGGCGAGCACGCCGTCCGCACCATGCCCGCACTTCCCTACCAAGTCAGGTTGCTTACCACTTCCGTCACCGTTGGGGACGACCTCTATATCCTTGACACGTCGCGCCGCCATGtcaacgacgacggcggtggaaaCGTCCCCTGCGGCTGCTTCTATGGGCTCATCTACGAGGATGGATTAAATGAGGATTGGCGATGCCACGctctccccccgccgccgccgccgctgtctcaCAAGTCCGATTTGCATGTCCACTCGTACGCTGTGGTTGGTGACATGGAGATCTGGATGTCATCCACGCACGGCAGTGGCATCTACTGCTTTGACACAGTGAGCCATGTGTGGAGCACAGTGGCCACTGGCTGGAAGCTGCCATTTGTTGGTCTCGCCGAGTATTGCCATGAGCACGGCCTTTGGTTTGGCCTCTCATGCAGCACTGGAGACAGGAGGAGGAGCTTGGTCCTCTCCGCTCTGGATCTCGATGGCACCAAGCTGCCGGTGCTTCACAGCCTTCCTCTGGAGTTCACGCCACCCGACGCCCTCCAGCTTGTCAGCTCATACCTCGTAAACCTAGGAGCCGCCAAGTTCTGCATTGCCAGGTTCTTTCAGACCGATGAGGATCAGCGTGATGGCGAGGAGCTGTTCGCTGTGTTAACCGCCGTCGAGGTGGAGCgctgcgatgacgacgacgatgctggTGGTGCCAATGGAGGAGGGCTCCGCATGCTGAAGCACAGGTCTGAGATGTACAAGCTCACCAGCGAAATGATGTATTGGGTGCTTTAG